In Calothrix sp. PCC 7507, one DNA window encodes the following:
- a CDS encoding GNAT family N-acetyltransferase, whose product MIKLRTTNPNDIDFILTQENRPEFKDLILCWSREQHSINLNSTEKRYFMIENSLAETVGYAILSGLTSPNRSIELTRIVIAKPGLGYGKCALRIIIKKVFEEYNAHRFWLDVFEHNQRARYVYQSVGFQVEGVLREAIKQGETNLQAGSLPQVMFLHPKADKYFSLVVMSILENEYFT is encoded by the coding sequence GTGATCAAACTACGGACGACTAACCCAAACGATATTGACTTCATTCTCACTCAGGAAAACAGACCAGAGTTCAAAGACCTAATTCTCTGCTGGAGCCGGGAGCAACACAGCATAAACCTGAACTCTACTGAAAAGCGTTACTTCATGATTGAAAACAGTTTAGCTGAAACTGTTGGCTATGCTATCTTGTCTGGACTCACATCACCAAACCGCAGTATTGAGTTAACTCGAATCGTCATTGCTAAACCAGGACTAGGATACGGTAAGTGCGCGTTGCGTATCATCATCAAAAAAGTTTTTGAAGAGTATAATGCTCATCGTTTTTGGTTGGATGTCTTTGAACACAACCAACGAGCTAGATACGTTTATCAGTCAGTCGGTTTTCAAGTAGAAGGAGTCCTGAGGGAAGCCATCAAGCAAGGTGAGACAAATCTACAAGCAGGTTCCCTTCCACAGGTGATGTTCCTTCACCCGAAAGCAGACAAGTATTTTTCGTTAGTAGTTATGTCCATACTTGAGAATGAATACTTCACATAA
- a CDS encoding endonuclease MutS2: MIQSETLELLEWHRLCQHLSTFAATKLGAIASRHLQIPDSQAESIQLLEQTKEVYQLENRLTTSLSFDGIQDIGDALERAELQGILTGDELLAIATTLAGARNLRRVIDNQLDCPILTALVAELRTYPELEQEIHRCIDERGQVTDRASQKLGEIRTDLRRLRSQITQKLQNILQAKSGAVQEQLITQRGDRFVIPVKAPQKDAIPGIVHDTSTSGATLYVEPNSIVPMGNQLRQVIRKEQAEEEAIRRALTEQVAAVKPDLERLLAIVTTLDLATARARYSFWLGANPPRFIHRQDQEIITLRHLRHPLLVWQQQHEQGQPVVPVDLLISPHIRVVTITGPNTGGKTVTLKTLGLAALMAKVGLFIPAREPVEIPWFDQVLADIGDEQSLQQSLSTFSGHIRRISRILNALGHGEEAALRLRSGQGSREQGAGEQNLELRTPDSVLSTQHSALVLLDEVGAGTDPVEGSALAIALLQYLADHAQLAIATTHFGELKALKYEDERFENASVEFDETTLSPTYRLLWGIPGRSNALTIALRLGLKPEVIEHAKTQVGEATDEVNQVIAGLEAQRRRQETKATEAQNVLQQAERLYKEVSAKAEALQEREKALRASQEVAVQQAIAQAKTEIAQVIRRLQQGTPTAQDAQQATNALNQIAQQYQPAPPPKPKAGFMPKVGDRIRISKFGQTAEVLTAPDEDGEFSVRFGIMKMTVTLEDIESLDGQKAEPVVKQKPAPAPVPQPAQPALAIRTSKNTIDLRGKRVADAEFMLDKAISEASGPVWIIHGHGTGKLRQGVHTYLQQHPRVNNYEAAAQVDGGSGVTVAYVQD, encoded by the coding sequence TTGATCCAGTCTGAAACCCTAGAACTACTAGAATGGCATCGCCTCTGCCAGCATCTTTCGACATTTGCTGCAACTAAGTTGGGGGCGATCGCATCGCGTCATCTGCAAATTCCGGACTCTCAAGCGGAAAGTATACAGTTGTTGGAGCAGACTAAAGAAGTCTACCAACTGGAAAATCGTCTCACCACAAGTTTATCGTTTGATGGGATTCAAGATATTGGCGATGCTCTGGAACGAGCGGAACTCCAAGGCATCTTGACTGGGGATGAATTGTTAGCGATCGCTACTACCCTCGCTGGTGCCAGAAATTTGCGCCGTGTCATTGACAACCAGCTAGACTGTCCGATTTTGACGGCGCTAGTTGCCGAGTTACGCACTTATCCGGAACTAGAGCAGGAAATTCACCGCTGTATAGATGAACGTGGCCAGGTAACTGATCGCGCCAGTCAAAAACTGGGAGAAATTCGGACAGACTTGCGGAGATTACGCAGTCAAATTACTCAAAAGTTACAAAATATCCTCCAGGCAAAATCTGGAGCAGTCCAAGAACAACTGATTACTCAACGGGGCGATCGCTTTGTCATCCCCGTGAAAGCACCCCAAAAAGACGCTATCCCCGGCATTGTTCACGATACTTCCACCAGCGGCGCCACGCTATATGTGGAACCGAATTCCATCGTGCCTATGGGGAACCAATTACGCCAAGTAATCAGAAAAGAACAAGCGGAAGAAGAAGCGATTCGCCGTGCTTTAACTGAGCAAGTAGCCGCAGTCAAACCCGATTTGGAAAGGCTATTAGCAATTGTCACCACTCTGGATCTGGCAACCGCTAGAGCTAGATACAGTTTCTGGCTGGGTGCAAATCCCCCAAGATTTATTCACCGCCAAGACCAAGAAATTATCACCTTGCGCCATCTGCGACATCCATTGTTAGTGTGGCAGCAGCAGCATGAACAAGGTCAACCAGTAGTACCTGTAGATTTGCTCATCAGTCCACATATTCGGGTAGTAACGATTACTGGTCCGAATACTGGGGGAAAAACAGTGACGTTGAAAACCCTAGGATTGGCAGCATTGATGGCGAAAGTGGGTTTGTTTATACCTGCCCGTGAACCAGTAGAAATCCCCTGGTTTGACCAAGTATTGGCAGATATTGGCGATGAACAATCACTACAGCAAAGTTTATCTACATTCTCTGGTCATATTCGCCGCATCAGCCGGATTTTAAATGCATTAGGGCATGGCGAAGAAGCAGCCCTTCGACTTCGCTCAGGACAAGGGAGCAGGGAGCAGGGAGCAGGGGAGCAAAATTTAGAACTCAGGACTCCTGACTCAGTACTCAGCACTCAGCACTCAGCACTGGTTTTACTCGATGAAGTCGGTGCAGGTACTGATCCAGTAGAGGGTAGTGCTTTAGCGATCGCCTTGCTACAATACCTCGCAGATCACGCCCAATTAGCGATCGCCACCACTCACTTTGGTGAACTCAAAGCACTGAAATATGAAGATGAGCGGTTTGAAAATGCCTCTGTAGAATTTGATGAAACCACTCTGTCGCCAACTTATCGACTGCTGTGGGGCATTCCCGGACGTTCCAACGCCTTAACGATCGCCCTCCGTTTGGGTTTGAAACCAGAAGTCATCGAACACGCGAAAACCCAAGTCGGAGAAGCCACAGACGAAGTCAATCAAGTAATTGCTGGGCTGGAAGCGCAACGCCGTCGCCAAGAAACCAAAGCCACCGAAGCCCAAAATGTGTTGCAGCAAGCAGAACGTTTATATAAAGAGGTGTCTGCTAAAGCCGAAGCTTTACAAGAGCGAGAAAAAGCCTTACGGGCTTCCCAAGAAGTTGCAGTGCAACAAGCGATCGCCCAAGCCAAAACGGAAATTGCCCAAGTAATTCGCCGCTTGCAGCAAGGGACACCAACAGCCCAAGACGCCCAGCAAGCCACCAATGCGTTAAACCAAATTGCCCAGCAATATCAGCCAGCACCGCCACCCAAACCCAAAGCTGGATTTATGCCCAAAGTAGGCGATCGCATCCGCATTTCTAAGTTCGGGCAAACAGCCGAAGTATTAACAGCACCCGATGAAGATGGTGAATTCAGCGTCCGCTTTGGCATCATGAAAATGACTGTGACACTAGAAGACATCGAATCTCTAGACGGTCAAAAAGCCGAACCAGTCGTCAAGCAAAAACCAGCACCAGCACCAGTTCCTCAACCAGCACAACCAGCCCTAGCAATTCGGACTTCCAAAAATACAATAGATTTGCGCGGAAAGCGGGTAGCTGATGCTGAATTCATGTTAGACAAAGCCATCTCAGAAGCCTCAGGCCCAGTATGGATTATTCACGGACATGGTACTGGTAAACTGCGACAAGGTGTTCACACCTATTTGCAACAGCACCCCAGAGTCAACAACTACGAAGCCGCAGCCCAAGTAGACGGCGGTAGTGGCGTTACCGTCGCTTATGTTCAAGATTAG
- a CDS encoding DUF3038 domain-containing protein: MLKVMHSAADSATSNSQWEDLIQLPAPNSVQWDNIKTQLDLVLLALETLTGIGSEAMLSAAINLNLESRVPDRVALWRLRQSNPLRKGQGGRKKLDVEEARSLVLITCYLAKQQQELIRRAVSLLEQMAENNQEPHQTALLGDYIDAFCNTYQERMEEDEQISTDLLTRLALKLLVDLLFYSATGGHRRLWLTLIDRSTKF, from the coding sequence ATGCTAAAAGTTATGCACTCGGCCGCCGATTCAGCAACTTCAAATTCCCAGTGGGAGGACTTAATCCAGCTTCCAGCCCCAAACTCTGTTCAATGGGACAATATCAAAACCCAGTTAGACTTAGTGCTATTGGCGCTAGAAACCTTAACTGGCATTGGTTCCGAGGCTATGCTCTCGGCGGCGATAAATCTGAATTTAGAGTCAAGAGTGCCAGACCGCGTAGCTTTGTGGCGATTGCGCCAATCAAATCCCCTACGCAAAGGACAAGGCGGGCGCAAAAAGCTCGATGTAGAAGAAGCGCGATCGCTGGTTTTAATTACCTGCTACCTCGCTAAACAACAGCAAGAATTAATTCGTCGTGCTGTTAGTCTACTCGAACAAATGGCGGAAAATAACCAAGAACCTCACCAAACTGCTTTACTTGGAGATTATATTGATGCTTTCTGCAACACCTACCAAGAGCGCATGGAAGAGGACGAGCAAATCTCCACAGATTTACTCACCCGCTTGGCACTAAAACTACTCGTAGACTTATTGTTTTACAGTGCCACTGGTGGACACCGCCGTCTCTGGCTAACACTCATAGACCGTTCGACAAAATTTTAG